GCGCTGAACGCCGCCGCGTCGCTGGATCCCACCATGCCGCAGCCGCACTTTACGCTCGGCCTGGTGAACTTCACCCGCCAGAACACGGGCGAGGCGGTCCGCCACTGGCGCCGCACGGTGCAGCTGCTGGAGTCGCTGCCGGCCGACAGCTCCGCCGAGGTGAACAGCAACCGCGCCGACGTGCACAGCAACACGCTTAACGCGCTGGTGCTGGCCGGCGTGCAGTACCTGCAGCGCGACTCGTCGGCGCAGGCCGCCACGCTGCTGGAAGAGATGATGCGCCGCCTGCCCAACAGCGCCGACGCGTCGTACCACTACGCCCTGGCGCTGTACAACCTGGAGCGCTGGCGCGACCTAGTGCCCGCCGGACAGCGCGCCACCACGCTGGCTCCGCTCAGCAACGGCGCGTGGCTGCTGTACTACAACGGCTTCGCGGGCCAGGCGCAGGCCGCCTCCGAGGCACGCCAGACGGCGCAGGCCAACGACTTCAGCCGCCAGGCCGCGGCCATCCGCACGCAGTCCGAGGCGCTTCCGGTGCAGCTTGACCGGGTGCAGCTGGACGTGGACGACACCGGCACGCAGATCCGCGGCGAAGCGGTGGGCAATGGTCCCACGGCGCCGGTGCAGGTGGAGTTCACGGTGTACGGAGTGAGCGGCCCGGTGGGCACGGGGCAGGTGACCGTC
This DNA window, taken from Longimicrobium terrae, encodes the following:
- a CDS encoding tetratricopeptide repeat protein — translated: MKIDRGLLMTLGAALTTAACATAGTGATAPSGPTTTVALPQVTCAPGTFAGTPTLDSAAVALATIEAMSDQSQHAALYARALDQARRGTTTDAQNAYGYFLAGQAAVNTGAFAEAVTFYNRATELCPALAEYDINRQRRQGANLAFNRASSLLQAQDTTAALTALNAAASLDPTMPQPHFTLGLVNFTRQNTGEAVRHWRRTVQLLESLPADSSAEVNSNRADVHSNTLNALVLAGVQYLQRDSSAQAATLLEEMMRRLPNSADASYHYALALYNLERWRDLVPAGQRATTLAPLSNGAWLLYYNGFAGQAQAASEARQTAQANDFSRQAAAIRTQSEALPVQLDRVQLDVDDTGTQIRGEAVGNGPTAPVQVEFTVYGVSGPVGTGQVTVTPPARGQRAPFQLTIANTSPISGYSYRVVR